The following DNA comes from Methanobacterium alcaliphilum.
ACAGAATTAATATAGAATAACAAGCTATAATCTGTTATTAATTAATAAAGATATGCTTTTTGTAATAGAAAATATTTATAAAATAATATTAAAAACCACAATTCAACTTATTTAAAATAATGCGTGTTTTTTATAATTATAGTTTATCAATCTTTTTTTATCAAAAAAAGGAACATTTTTAGAAATATTTGTTTTTAAACAGAAATCCACATCATCTTTAAACCCAATTTCCATTAATCTTCGCCCTGAACGAGAATTTAAAACCGTATTTTTTATCTTTGAATTATTTTCACAGGCCATTAATGCCGCTTGCGCATATTCATCCAGATCTTCATCTTTTAAATAGGATATTATTTTTCCAGCACCTAAAAAGTCTTCTATAGCAAATCTGCCCTCAACACCAGCCATGACTATTTCAATATGATTCATTGCAAGTTTTCCAGCAGCTTGAGCTACTGCCTGGGCATTGGTGAAACACCCAACCAGTATTTTTGAGTTCATATTGTCCATTATCCTTGTCCCATTACTGGTGGTAAGCACCAGTGTTTTTCCCTGAAAGTTTTGGATTTCAATAGGGGAATTTCCAGCATCAAATCCTTCTAAAGTAGTACCTCTTCGTTCACCTGCAATCACGGCCTCATTATCTTTAGCTATTTGAACTGCGTCATCTTTATTTAATACAGGAATCACCTGCTCAAAATGATTAAGGGCTATGGTGATGGTGGTGCTGGCTCTTAAAACATCCACCATTATGGAAACGTCATTGGAATATGATTTTTCTAAACTCAGGCTAACTTTCATGGAAAACACCTTCTAGAAGTATATGTATTTTATCGTCAATTAAATCGGGAAATTGCATAAGTTATTTTATAAGTTCAATAATAAATTTTAAGCGATTATATATATTAATTAATTACATCAGGTTAACCTATGAAAATTGTCACCACGCCTATGTGCGAAGAAATTCTAAAGATGGCCGGAATAACAGATTACATTGTTAATAAATATCCTGATGAAGAAAATGCAGATTTAGCATTTGTTCTATCTGAAACTGACACTAAAATGAAATCAGTAAAACTGAAACTCAACACATTCTCCCAGATACAAAAAAGTATTATAACTGTTTTTGAAAATGTAAAACGATATTCCGAATCAAATACAGAATTCAAGGCATCTGAAACTCAGATTAAATCTTTTAATGAAATTATTCAATCTGATATTGGTTATAGGTGGTTTGATTCTCCTGAAAAAGAACAACTCCGAAATGAAAATCGAAAAATAAAAGTCAAAGTTTATTCAAATTTTCTTAAAGATATCTTAAATGACATGGGATATACTATTGTAAATAAAAAACCAGACTTTATAGTATATCCAGATTATCTGGAAAATAATGTGGGGGATAATCTATTAAATGGTGTAAAGTCCATAAAAATACCTTCGCATGGGGATGTTCCTTTAAATCCTCTTGAAAGAGCTATAATTAGGTATAATTTGTTGGAGAAAGGATTATGTATGAGACCTTAACTTATGCTGGTGGAGTTCACAAGCATGAAGAAATAACCGAACTGATAGAGGATCTGGGGGGCTTTTTACTCCAGGAAAATATGCTGCAAATGGATCTTGTTTTAACTTTAGCAGTTCCTATTGAAGATGTGGATAAGGTTAAAGAAAAAGCTAAAGAACTTAAAGGCACAATTAAAGTAGCTCCTATGGCTGGAACTGAAATAGCAATTGTTTCACCAACATTAGCCCGTCACCATTTACCTCATTCTGCTTGCGATATATCGGAATACCTTCGCCGATTCGGTGCCAAGGATAATATGATTGGATTGGCACGTGGGGCGGGCAAAGGAATTTCACGCATATCTGAAGATGAAAAAAGACTACTGGAAGAACATGATGTGGTGGTATTTGCTTTAGGCAGTTTCCAGCAGTGTATTAAAGATAAAGTACATCTCTTTCAGGACTTGGATGTACCGGTTATAGTCACTGGAGCACCAGATATGGATGTTAAAGATTTACCTGGAGCAGATGCCTATGTGGGGGGTCTAGGTAGGATACCTCGTCGATTGAAAAGGGGAGATGATATAAGGGCTCTTCGAAGATTAGTTAAAACAGTAGAACAAGTCCTTGATGAGCGAAGACGAGATATGTCTCAGGATCCTCCTATTGTTCCATCTATTATGGTAAAAACTGAAATAGAAAACCAAGTCCCTGCCCTTGAAGAAGTGTATTCTCCTACCCCCGTAACCAGTCAATTAGATGGATTAAGGGTTAAATTAAATTATGATCAATATAAGGATAAAATTAGCCAGGTAAAAATATATAAATATACTTTAGGGGATATTTCAGAAATAAGCAAGTCTAAAATGTACGATTATATCTTGGTGAAACTTTTACCAGAAAGCTCAATTATTTAACATAGGCCCATTAAGAAGCACCTATACTAATTTGATTTAAACTTTTATAATACAAGGAAGTTCAATTATATGGAAAAGATGAGGATAATACAGCTTTCTTTTTTTGTCTCTTTTTTCTCTATTGGTTATTTAATTTTAAATTATTTTGTATTATACAACTTAACCAATTTATGGGGAGGAATAAACAGCAATATTCTTTATTTAACAGTAGGGGTAGCGTCATTTTCCTTTCCGGTGTCCATGGTGATTGAGCAGAGATCGTCCAATGTATTTACCCAAGCACTATATCTTTTATCCACAACCTGGATGGGCATATCACTTTACATTTTATGGGCGTTAATTATTGTATTTGTGATGAGGCTGTTTATTAATATCCCTCTAAAAGAAGCAGGAATTATGGTTTTGGTTGCAGTTTCTATTTTAAGCGTTTACTCGGTGTTTAATGCTTATCATATCCACGAAAAATCAGTTCAAATACCACTTGCAAATTTAAAGACTCATTTAAAATTAGTTCAATTATCGGATGTACATATAGGTTCTATTAGGAATTCAGGATTTATTAAACGGATTGTTGGCAGAATAAAGGATATTAATCCTGATGCTGTTTTAATCACAGGGGACATGGCTGATGGGAGCGCTCCTATAACTGAACATACTTTTCTACCACTAAAAGAATTGGAAATGCCAATTTTTTTTGTTTCAGGCAACCATGATACTTATGCTGGTTTAGAAAATGTTTCAAATGCTTTACAATCTGCAGGGGTACATATTCTGGATAATGATTTTGTAGAATTTAGGGGTGTTCAACTGGTGGGAATATGTTACTGTATGCAAAGAAACATGTTAGGTCCACTCTTAAAGCAAATAAACTTTGATAAGAAAAAACCTAGTATTTTGATGCATCATTTGCCATCTGAATGGGACAAAGCCCGAGAAGAGGGTATTAATCTACAATTATCTGGCCATACTCATAATGGACAATTTTATCCTTTTAATCTACTTGTTAAAATCATGTTCCCTTATCTTGGGGGCTTGTATAAAAAAGATGATGATTATATTTATGTTTCCTCTGGAACTGGAACATGGGGGCCGCCTATGAGATTGGGATCTCACAATGAGATTACTATAATTAATTTAGTTAGAGATGAGTCTTAATTTAAGAATATCGGGGTTGTAAAGTTTAGGGGGGGGGGATTTTTCGCAAAAATTTTCGAAAATTTTATTTTTTTCTATTCTATGAGTCATAATTCAAAATTAAAGCCATTAAATATAAGTATTAAGTGATATTAGGTATATTAACATGATTAGTGAAATTACACCTACTAGCAATTGTTGTATTGATTCCATAAAACTTAAAAACCAGTAATCATAGATTAAATAAATTATTAAATAATTTTACTAGAATAGCTCTTGTTTTGCAGCGATTCACTAAACAAAAAATTGTCTAGATTATAAAGACTCACTAACTTCATGTAAAACACTAAAATACCACGAACATCCAATACTGTTGAAAATTACTACAGACAAACAGAACCAGAATAAATAAAAAAAGAAATACAAAACAATAAAATGAATACTCACCTATCTACACTACAAAATGAAAAAATGGACACAAAAACACAGAAAAAAATAACAACACCATAAACTTTACAAACCCAGAATATCAAATTTTTTAAATAATTATGTCATAAAGATAAAATCTATTTAACTCAGATTTCTTTTAATTTTTAAATATACATCATTTGAAAGTTTTTTTAATAAAATAATCATTATAAGATTTATATTTTAATTTTAAATTGTTTAAATTCCATTTTAATTCTCATTTTTTAGGTGAACCAAAAATATTTTATATAGTTATGAATATATATTCAAAACATGGCAAGGCCGAGAAATTTTCGAAGAATTTTCAGAGAACCTGAGATCAAATGCTTCAAACCACACTCAGATTCTAATAATGATTTTGAATTAATAAAAATTACTTTAGATGAATTTGAAGCATTAAGACTCAATGATTATCAAAACATCAAACAAAAAAAAGCTGCTGAAATAATGGGTATTTCCCAACCTACATTTCATAGAATAATCATTTCAGCGCGATTTAAAGTTTCAAAGGCTTTGGTAGAAGGTAAGATAATTACTATAAAAGGAGGAGATTACATCACAGATAAAAAAAGATATAAATGTAATGATTGTGGATTTGAATGGTTTAGTCCTAACAAGGAATATGAAAAATGCCCTGATTGTGATTCTTTGAACATAATTTTAGTTTCAGAGGAAGAAGGAACAGAAAATATAACTGTGCCTGGATCTGGAAGAAGAAGAGGTTATGGTGGAAGAGTGAGGGGTGCAGGTGCTCCTAGAGTATGTAAATGTACTCAATGTGGTTATGAAGTTCCTAAAACTCCTGGAATTCCTTGTAGGAATGAAAAATGCCCTCAATGTGGTGGAATTCTATGTGGTGCTGACTAAATATGTTATTTCGTGATGGCAGCACAAACTGAAAAAATTCAAGGTGATTTTTACGCAAATTTGTATACCTACTATGGAAAAAAATGGATTAACTTCAAATATTTCACTACATTTTGGGAAAACTCCCTATTTTGCTTTATTAAATGAAGAAAATGGACAAATAAAAGATATTCAATTCATTGAAAGTAGAGGAAAACATGGGGGTGGTTCACTCACACCCGCAGAGATAATATTAAATTCTGACGCAGATATTTTAATTTGCGGAAATTTAGGTTTAAAAGCCGTTAATATGCTCCAACAACACAATATTCAAGTATTTTCAGGAGCAAACGGTAATGTTCAGGAAATATTTGAACAATGGAAAAATGGTAATTTATCTTTAGCGGGCAGCGATTCCTGCACTGAAAAACAGGAATGTCATTAAAAACAAGATTCAAGCCCTCCAAAAGATTTAGTTTGGAATTATGTTAATAAAACGTCATAAATCAATTAAGGATAATATGAAGCAAGAAAATTCTGTAAATAATCAAAAATTGGCTGTTATGGAACAAGACATTAAAATAGCTAGATCAATGAGTTTAGTAACGTATAAAATAGCTGTAATGAGTGGTAAAGGGGGTGTAGGTAAATCTACAGTAACTGTCAACCTGGCTGAATCATTTGTTAAGAAAGGATACAAAACAGGAATTCTAGACGCTGATTTGCACGGTCCTAATGTTCCTAAAATGTTGGGAATTCATAAAACTGAATTAATGGTAGATGAAAATGGGATGGTGCCTGTCGAAACTGCTAATGGGATAAAAGTTATGTCAACGGAATTTTTACTACCTCACGAAAATTCACCTATAATTTGGAGAGGTCCTAAAAAAACAGGGGCCATACGTCAGTTTCTCTCAGATGTCAACTGGGAAAATTTGGATGTTTTATTAATTGATAATCCACCGGGAACTGGTGATGAACCATTAACTATTCTTCAATCTATTCCCTCCCTTGATGGAATGGTTATTGTAACCACTCCTCAATCAGTATCTCTGGAAGATGTTGAAAAATGCATAAACATGGCTAAAAAATTGAATATACGGATTTTTGGAGTTATAGAAAATATGTCTGGATTTATATGTCCTCACTGTAATGAGGAGATATTTATATTTGGTCGAGGCGGAGGGGAAGAAATTTCAAAGAAATTTGATATACCATTTTTAGGATTCTTGCCATTAGATATAAATACTTACCAAGCATCAGAAGAGGGTCTTTCTATAATTGACAAAGACCCTGGGTCTGAAATTTCAAAAAGAATACTGGATATGGTAACAAAAGTAGAAGAGAATTTAAAAAATAAAAGGGGATGATATAAATGAAAATTGCAGTAGCATCCAGAGGAGAGAGTATAGATTCTCCTGCAAGTCCAATATTTGGAAGATGTGCCTATTTTATAATTGCAGATATTGAAAATGGTAAGATTACAAATGTAGAATCATTAATAAATTCTGCAGTAGCCGAATCCGGCGGTGCAGGTATCAAAGCAGCGCAAACGGTGGCTAATAAAAACATAAAAGTTTTAATTTCAGGATCTGTTGGACCTAATGCATATGATTTACTTAAACAGGTCGGTACAAAAATTTATCAAATTAAAGAGGGGAGTGTTCAGGAAAATATCAACTTTTTAATGGATGATAAATTAGAAGAATTGCCCGTCACAGCCATAGCTGGAGGACATGCGGGTAGAGGTAGGGGAAGAAGTTAATTTTCGTTTTAATAAATTAAAGCGATATAAGGAGTTTTATAATGAAGATAGCTATTACTGGTGGTAAAGGAGGCACGGGCAAATCAACTATAGCCACATCCCTTTCAATTGAATTGGCAAAAAAATTCAAAGTTGTATTGGTTGATGTGGATGTAGAATGTCCTGATGATCACATAATCCTTTCCATTAAACGTAATAAAGTTAAAGATGTTGAAACATTACTTCCTTTATTTGATCTCAGATATTGTAAAAAGTGCGGTAAATGTTCACAATTATGTAAAGAAAATGCTATTTTCTTTGTTAAAGGAAAATATCCTATTTTAATTTCTCAACAATGTAACGGATGTGGTGCATGCCTCTTTATTTGTCCTGAAAATACAATAAAAAAGGACAAGCAAATAGTGGGAAGTATCAGTCAGGGTAGCATTGAATTTGACGCAGATAATTTTTTCAAATCTGATTTTTTCAATAAAAATTCTTCTGAATCTTTTAAAAAAGAATTAGCCCGAAATATTCAAGAAAATTTCCTTTTGATATCTGGGGAAGTGGAAGTTGGTTGTGAAGCCACAGCAGCAGTGGTTAATGCCACACGTAAATATTGTGAACAATCAGATCAGTATGATTTTTTGATTATTGATACTCCTGCGGGAACTCATTGTAATGTTATTTCTGGGTTAATGGGTATTGACATGGCTATTGCAGTTTCAGAACCCACTCCATTAGGTGCTCATGATCTGGAATTAATAATAAAGCTCCTAAAAAAGATTAATGAACAAGAATGCGAAGATTTGGACAATTGTCCTGATGGAAAATTAATATCTCAAACAAAAATTATTATAAATCGATCGGATATTGGCAATCAAGATTTAATTCAAAAAATCAGTGATAATCATGATATAGATATTATAGAAAAAATACCCTATGACAAATCATTTTTAAAAAAATATTTTGCAGGCATGCCTATCTCAAATCAAAAAATTATGAATGTAGCCAATTTTGTGAGGTCTTTTAATGGGTAACTTAAAAACCATAGTAATCTTATCGGGTAAGGGTGGTGTTGGAAAAAGCACATTAACTGCTTCATTATCAGCAATGCTTAGTAAAAATCGTAAAATCATGGTAGCAGACTGTGATGTCGATGCACCTAATTTAGCTATGGTTTTGGGATTGGAAGATCAACAATTTAATGACTGGAGCTATATTAAAACAAGTGAAAAGGCACATATGGTTAAAGAAACATGTAAAGGAAGAAAAAAATGTGTAAAGGCTTGCAATTTTTCTGCAGTTAAATGGGATAGTAAAAAATCTCTACCAAAATTCAATGAGTTATTATGTACTGGGTGTGGGGCTTGTATTGTGGTCTGTCCAGATAATGTAATTGAGTTAAAAGAAATTGAAAATGGAAAGATAGGTTCTGCTCTAACTCCTTATGGATTTCCCATTGTAACTGGTCAATTAAATATTGGGGAATCTGGATCAGGAAAAGTAGTGGATTCTGTAAAAGATAAGGCCCAAAAACTTTCAGAAACCACCCCATCAGATCTTTTAATTATAGATGCTGCAGCGGGGTTAGGTTGTCCTGTAATTGCTTCAGTTAAAGGTACTGATTTTGTTTTAATAGTTACCGAACCTACGCCTGTAGCATTTTCAGATCTTAAAAGAGCTTTAGGGGTTGTTAAATATTTTAATATTGATCATGGCTTGGTAATTAATCGATGGGACATAAATGAAGATTTCACTAGAAAAATAGAAAAATTTGCTAGATCAAATGATATTCCTTTACTGGGAAAAATCCAGTATGATAAACGGTTTGTGGATGCATTGGTGAATTTAAAACCAGCAGTAATCTATGAAGACGAATTTAAAAAGATATTCTCAAATATTATAGATAAACTTGATGATTCAACGGATATTTTAGATTTAAAAAACCAAAATTGAATCTTTCTTAAGAAATAAATTATATG
Coding sequences within:
- the comB gene encoding 2-phosphosulfolactate phosphatase, with product MKVSLSLEKSYSNDVSIMVDVLRASTTITIALNHFEQVIPVLNKDDAVQIAKDNEAVIAGERRGTTLEGFDAGNSPIEIQNFQGKTLVLTTSNGTRIMDNMNSKILVGCFTNAQAVAQAAGKLAMNHIEIVMAGVEGRFAIEDFLGAGKIISYLKDEDLDEYAQAALMACENNSKIKNTVLNSRSGRRLMEIGFKDDVDFCLKTNISKNVPFFDKKRLINYNYKKHALF
- a CDS encoding methanogenesis marker 7 protein, translated to MYETLTYAGGVHKHEEITELIEDLGGFLLQENMLQMDLVLTLAVPIEDVDKVKEKAKELKGTIKVAPMAGTEIAIVSPTLARHHLPHSACDISEYLRRFGAKDNMIGLARGAGKGISRISEDEKRLLEEHDVVVFALGSFQQCIKDKVHLFQDLDVPVIVTGAPDMDVKDLPGADAYVGGLGRIPRRLKRGDDIRALRRLVKTVEQVLDERRRDMSQDPPIVPSIMVKTEIENQVPALEEVYSPTPVTSQLDGLRVKLNYDQYKDKISQVKIYKYTLGDISEISKSKMYDYILVKLLPESSII
- a CDS encoding metallophosphoesterase, with translation MIEQRSSNVFTQALYLLSTTWMGISLYILWALIIVFVMRLFINIPLKEAGIMVLVAVSILSVYSVFNAYHIHEKSVQIPLANLKTHLKLVQLSDVHIGSIRNSGFIKRIVGRIKDINPDAVLITGDMADGSAPITEHTFLPLKELEMPIFFVSGNHDTYAGLENVSNALQSAGVHILDNDFVEFRGVQLVGICYCMQRNMLGPLLKQINFDKKKPSILMHHLPSEWDKAREEGINLQLSGHTHNGQFYPFNLLVKIMFPYLGGLYKKDDDYIYVSSGTGTWGPPMRLGSHNEITIINLVRDES
- a CDS encoding DUF134 domain-containing protein → MARPRNFRRIFREPEIKCFKPHSDSNNDFELIKITLDEFEALRLNDYQNIKQKKAAEIMGISQPTFHRIIISARFKVSKALVEGKIITIKGGDYITDKKRYKCNDCGFEWFSPNKEYEKCPDCDSLNIILVSEEEGTENITVPGSGRRRGYGGRVRGAGAPRVCKCTQCGYEVPKTPGIPCRNEKCPQCGGILCGAD
- a CDS encoding NifB/NifX family molybdenum-iron cluster-binding protein yields the protein MEKNGLTSNISLHFGKTPYFALLNEENGQIKDIQFIESRGKHGGGSLTPAEIILNSDADILICGNLGLKAVNMLQQHNIQVFSGANGNVQEIFEQWKNGNLSLAGSDSCTEKQECH
- a CDS encoding Mrp/NBP35 family ATP-binding protein encodes the protein MKQENSVNNQKLAVMEQDIKIARSMSLVTYKIAVMSGKGGVGKSTVTVNLAESFVKKGYKTGILDADLHGPNVPKMLGIHKTELMVDENGMVPVETANGIKVMSTEFLLPHENSPIIWRGPKKTGAIRQFLSDVNWENLDVLLIDNPPGTGDEPLTILQSIPSLDGMVIVTTPQSVSLEDVEKCINMAKKLNIRIFGVIENMSGFICPHCNEEIFIFGRGGGEEISKKFDIPFLGFLPLDINTYQASEEGLSIIDKDPGSEISKRILDMVTKVEENLKNKRG
- a CDS encoding NifB/NifX family molybdenum-iron cluster-binding protein, which produces MKIAVASRGESIDSPASPIFGRCAYFIIADIENGKITNVESLINSAVAESGGAGIKAAQTVANKNIKVLISGSVGPNAYDLLKQVGTKIYQIKEGSVQENINFLMDDKLEELPVTAIAGGHAGRGRGRS
- a CDS encoding P-loop NTPase; this translates as MKIAITGGKGGTGKSTIATSLSIELAKKFKVVLVDVDVECPDDHIILSIKRNKVKDVETLLPLFDLRYCKKCGKCSQLCKENAIFFVKGKYPILISQQCNGCGACLFICPENTIKKDKQIVGSISQGSIEFDADNFFKSDFFNKNSSESFKKELARNIQENFLLISGEVEVGCEATAAVVNATRKYCEQSDQYDFLIIDTPAGTHCNVISGLMGIDMAIAVSEPTPLGAHDLELIIKLLKKINEQECEDLDNCPDGKLISQTKIIINRSDIGNQDLIQKISDNHDIDIIEKIPYDKSFLKKYFAGMPISNQKIMNVANFVRSFNG
- a CDS encoding ATP-binding protein, translated to MGNLKTIVILSGKGGVGKSTLTASLSAMLSKNRKIMVADCDVDAPNLAMVLGLEDQQFNDWSYIKTSEKAHMVKETCKGRKKCVKACNFSAVKWDSKKSLPKFNELLCTGCGACIVVCPDNVIELKEIENGKIGSALTPYGFPIVTGQLNIGESGSGKVVDSVKDKAQKLSETTPSDLLIIDAAAGLGCPVIASVKGTDFVLIVTEPTPVAFSDLKRALGVVKYFNIDHGLVINRWDINEDFTRKIEKFARSNDIPLLGKIQYDKRFVDALVNLKPAVIYEDEFKKIFSNIIDKLDDSTDILDLKNQN